A section of the Rhizobium sp. Pop5 genome encodes:
- a CDS encoding DUF308 domain-containing protein, giving the protein MQSSSSTQSNWLPSYYFTRAAFSVTWIATAILLGRQSGPAAVLLVIYPLWDALANLVDARVNGGLKANPSQALNVVVSTIMTLAIVIAVSNSTYAVLAAFGVWAIFSGLLQLYTGVRRWRLYGAQWVMILSGAQSALAGGFMISQSLATTAPTILDIVPYAAFGAFYFLLSAIWLAVAAYRKAQA; this is encoded by the coding sequence ATGCAAAGCTCTTCCTCAACCCAGTCCAACTGGCTGCCATCCTATTATTTCACGCGCGCCGCATTCTCCGTTACCTGGATTGCCACCGCCATTCTCCTGGGGCGCCAGTCGGGCCCCGCCGCCGTCCTGCTGGTGATCTACCCGCTCTGGGATGCGCTCGCCAATCTGGTCGACGCCCGGGTCAACGGCGGCCTGAAGGCCAACCCGTCCCAGGCACTGAATGTCGTGGTCAGCACGATCATGACGCTCGCCATCGTCATCGCCGTCAGCAACAGCACCTATGCGGTTCTCGCCGCATTCGGCGTTTGGGCGATCTTTTCCGGCCTGTTGCAACTCTATACCGGCGTCAGGCGCTGGCGCCTCTACGGCGCCCAATGGGTGATGATCCTGAGCGGCGCCCAATCGGCCCTTGCCGGCGGCTTCATGATCAGCCAGTCCCTCGCCACCACAGCACCGACCATCCTGGATATCGTCCCCTATGCGGCATTCGGCGCGTTCTACTTCCTGCTTTCGGCAATCTGGCTCGCCGTCGCAGCCTATCGCAAGGCGCAAGCATAG
- a CDS encoding SDR family oxidoreductase produces the protein MALKVLFIGGTGQISYPCVERAVAEGHHVSVFNRGLRSAPLPAGVTSIAGELGSSAYADLAKGTYDVVCQFIAFTSDQVARDIEVFSGNCGQYIFISSASVYEKPPRHYVITEETPSINPYWPYSQAKIACEELLKKSGNLAWTIVRPSHTVRTGLPIMMGDSDVMARRMLDGEPTIVAGDGHTPWTLTRSVDFAVPFVGLFGKAAALKEIFHITSDRAHIWDDIQKTIARLLGVEAEIVHVPTDTLIRYNPEWIGPLLGDKAWTAIFDNSKVKRVAGDFTCAESLDEILTEPIMHLKQRLAKNRPPRGELDALIDRICAEQGALG, from the coding sequence ATGGCTTTGAAAGTCCTTTTCATTGGCGGCACCGGCCAGATCTCCTATCCATGTGTCGAACGCGCCGTTGCCGAGGGCCATCATGTCAGCGTCTTCAATCGCGGCTTGCGAAGCGCGCCCCTGCCCGCGGGCGTCACCTCGATCGCGGGCGAGTTGGGATCGAGCGCCTACGCGGATCTCGCCAAGGGCACCTATGATGTCGTCTGCCAGTTCATCGCGTTTACATCAGATCAGGTCGCCCGCGATATCGAGGTGTTCTCCGGCAATTGCGGCCAGTACATCTTCATCTCCTCGGCCTCGGTCTACGAAAAACCGCCGCGTCATTACGTGATCACCGAGGAGACGCCGTCGATCAATCCCTACTGGCCCTATAGCCAGGCCAAGATCGCCTGCGAGGAACTGTTGAAAAAATCCGGCAATCTCGCCTGGACGATCGTCCGCCCCAGCCACACGGTTCGCACCGGCCTGCCGATCATGATGGGCGACAGCGACGTCATGGCAAGACGCATGCTGGACGGCGAGCCCACCATCGTCGCGGGCGACGGCCACACGCCCTGGACGCTGACCCGCTCGGTCGATTTCGCCGTGCCCTTCGTCGGACTTTTCGGCAAGGCGGCGGCGCTGAAAGAGATTTTCCACATCACCTCGGACCGCGCCCACATCTGGGACGACATCCAGAAGACGATCGCCAGATTGCTCGGCGTGGAGGCTGAGATCGTCCACGTCCCGACGGACACGCTGATCAGATACAATCCCGAATGGATCGGCCCCCTCCTCGGCGACAAGGCCTGGACGGCCATTTTCGACAATTCCAAGGTCAAGCGCGTGGCTGGCGACTTCACCTGCGCCGAAAGCCTCGATGAAATCCTGACCGAGCCGATCATGCACCTCAAGCAGCGGTTAGCCAAAAACCGCCCGCCGAGGGGTGAACTGGATGCGCTGATCGACAGGATTTGCGCAGAGCAAGGCGCTCTTGGTTAG
- a CDS encoding sulfite oxidase yields MPTPQQPSLIVRQKSPQNIEFPFASLSDWLIPTAQFFVRNHFPSPDLDARDWKLRVGGAVERPIELDLDSIKAMRSTTLTAVVECAGNGRVYYEPPREGLQWQNGAVGNAAWTGVLLREILEMAGVKRTACEVLLAGADSGIVDSNKKTASPGPIAFARSLPLEKAIADSTILAYSMNDEPLTRDHGYPLRAVVGGWFGMAWVKWITDITVVEQPFLGYWQARDYFRWERSLGEPTLVPLAEMEVKAQIARPVQGAHLSVGQPYRIFGAAWSGEAPIRQVQVCTGDGRGWREGRLLETERPFAWRLWEYMWTPQEVGRYTLRCRAIDGAGRVQPDLQRSDCESYAANWIIPVEVTVVPEPQTYQEEFVI; encoded by the coding sequence ATGCCGACACCACAGCAACCCAGTCTGATAGTTCGACAGAAATCCCCACAGAACATTGAGTTTCCGTTTGCGTCGCTCTCCGATTGGCTGATCCCAACCGCGCAGTTCTTCGTGCGAAACCATTTCCCGTCGCCGGACCTCGATGCGCGAGACTGGAAATTGCGCGTTGGCGGGGCGGTGGAGCGGCCGATCGAACTTGACCTCGACAGCATCAAGGCGATGCGGAGCACGACTTTGACCGCCGTCGTCGAGTGCGCAGGGAACGGGCGTGTCTACTATGAGCCGCCGAGGGAGGGGTTGCAGTGGCAGAACGGAGCCGTTGGCAATGCCGCGTGGACAGGTGTTCTTCTGCGCGAGATTTTGGAAATGGCGGGCGTCAAGCGAACCGCATGTGAGGTTCTGCTCGCAGGCGCCGACAGCGGCATCGTCGACTCGAACAAGAAAACGGCTTCTCCCGGCCCCATCGCTTTTGCGCGCAGTTTACCGCTTGAGAAGGCCATCGCCGACAGCACGATCCTTGCCTATTCGATGAACGACGAGCCGCTGACGCGCGATCACGGCTATCCGCTGCGCGCGGTCGTCGGTGGCTGGTTCGGCATGGCTTGGGTCAAGTGGATCACTGATATCACGGTTGTGGAGCAACCGTTCCTTGGCTACTGGCAGGCGCGCGACTATTTCCGTTGGGAGCGCAGCCTCGGGGAACCCACGCTGGTCCCCCTTGCGGAGATGGAGGTCAAAGCGCAGATCGCGCGTCCCGTACAGGGGGCGCATCTCAGTGTCGGCCAACCGTACCGGATTTTCGGAGCCGCCTGGAGCGGAGAAGCTCCTATCCGGCAGGTGCAGGTCTGCACCGGAGATGGCAGGGGCTGGCGCGAGGGAAGGCTCCTCGAAACAGAACGTCCCTTTGCATGGCGCTTGTGGGAGTACATGTGGACCCCTCAAGAAGTGGGCCGATATACACTGCGATGTCGCGCGATCGATGGGGCGGGGCGCGTGCAACCCGACCTCCAGCGTTCCGACTGCGAGAGCTACGCGGCCAATTGGATCATTCCGGTGGAGGTTACGGTCGTTCCCGAGCCACAGACATACCAGGAGGAATTCGTGATCTGA
- a CDS encoding redoxin domain-containing protein gives MGDQKHPLQPGETAPAFALAAANFDGTVSFADLSGRPFLIGFFRGLHCPFCRRQVEQLAGVQPTLRAAGVETVAVINTPVERARLYFRHRPTPVTLLCDPDCHTHRAYGVPHAEFLPDGSSEQPEWPYTATMEQFQAARINPTGELPQPLHPMEGNTILNAKDGFELDEADKAIFANHATQLVGHFLVDADGTIGWAQIEALDGPNSLSTFPTAAEIIAAAGDLGR, from the coding sequence ATGGGAGACCAAAAGCACCCGCTGCAACCTGGAGAAACCGCCCCCGCGTTCGCACTCGCCGCGGCCAACTTCGACGGAACGGTCTCTTTCGCCGACTTGAGCGGTCGCCCGTTCTTGATCGGCTTCTTTCGCGGGCTGCACTGCCCGTTCTGCCGGCGTCAGGTAGAACAGCTTGCGGGCGTCCAGCCGACCCTGCGCGCCGCCGGGGTGGAGACCGTGGCCGTTATCAACACCCCGGTGGAACGCGCCCGCCTGTACTTCCGCCACCGTCCGACGCCGGTAACGCTACTATGCGATCCGGACTGCCACACGCATCGGGCCTACGGTGTGCCGCATGCCGAGTTCCTGCCCGATGGGAGCAGCGAGCAACCCGAATGGCCCTATACCGCGACGATGGAGCAGTTCCAGGCGGCACGCATCAACCCCACGGGCGAGCTGCCGCAACCGCTACACCCGATGGAAGGCAACACGATACTCAACGCCAAGGACGGCTTCGAGCTTGATGAAGCCGATAAAGCGATCTTCGCGAACCACGCTACCCAGCTCGTCGGGCACTTCCTGGTCGATGCGGACGGCACCATCGGCTGGGCACAAATCGAGGCGCTGGACGGACCGAACAGCCTCTCCACCTTCCCGACTGCAGCGGAGATCATCGCCGCCGCGGGCGACCTTGGACGCTAA
- a CDS encoding DMT family transporter, giving the protein MAIHVLAVHRDMVGTEQAAGGSLAGAYSVGVFCWLLSAGVYIAAKWVSSEMPPWALCFWRVLIAWAILMPIVYRHFGAMVALVRARGLELLAIGGMGLAICQGLIFVGLEHADATTAGIIIALIPIITMIFARLILAEPMGRWQVIGSILAFLGIVVIIVKGSPAALLRLDLNPGELWIVAGAFCFSLYTVLLRRAKFDLNRLALLVLLLGAAVLTALPFYLFELVSDERSALNTSGLIALGYVAIPGGAVMYYLFNRSIEALGAARAGVLLYIQTVFIAVLAYLFLGEQLQRYHLEGAALIVAGLLLIILLKQPTRAEA; this is encoded by the coding sequence ATGGCGATACATGTCTTGGCGGTCCATCGCGACATGGTCGGGACGGAACAGGCGGCGGGCGGTTCGCTTGCAGGCGCTTATTCGGTGGGGGTTTTCTGCTGGCTGCTGTCGGCCGGCGTCTATATCGCCGCGAAATGGGTTTCTTCGGAGATGCCGCCCTGGGCGCTTTGCTTCTGGCGCGTGCTGATCGCCTGGGCGATCCTGATGCCGATCGTGTATCGGCACTTCGGCGCCATGGTCGCGCTCGTACGGGCTCGCGGCCTCGAGCTTCTCGCCATCGGCGGTATGGGGCTTGCGATCTGCCAGGGCCTGATTTTTGTCGGCCTCGAACATGCCGATGCCACCACCGCCGGCATCATCATCGCCCTGATCCCGATCATCACCATGATTTTTGCCCGTCTCATCCTGGCTGAGCCGATGGGACGCTGGCAGGTGATCGGATCGATCCTCGCCTTTCTTGGAATCGTGGTCATCATCGTCAAGGGCAGCCCGGCTGCGCTCTTGCGTCTCGACCTCAATCCCGGAGAGCTGTGGATCGTCGCCGGCGCGTTCTGTTTCAGCCTCTATACCGTCCTGCTCCGCCGGGCGAAATTTGATCTCAATCGCCTCGCGCTGCTGGTCCTCCTCCTCGGTGCGGCGGTGCTGACGGCGCTGCCCTTCTACCTTTTTGAGCTTGTCTCCGACGAGCGCTCGGCGCTGAATACCAGCGGCCTGATCGCGCTCGGCTATGTCGCGATCCCGGGCGGCGCGGTCATGTATTATCTCTTCAATCGCAGCATCGAGGCCCTGGGGGCGGCGCGGGCGGGCGTGCTGCTTTATATCCAGACGGTCTTTATCGCCGTGCTCGCCTACCTCTTCCTCGGCGAACAGTTGCAACGCTATCATCTCGAAGGCGCCGCACTCATCGTCGCCGGCTTGCTGCTCATCATCCTGCTGAAGCAACCGACCAGAGCGGAGGCTTAG
- a CDS encoding nucleotidyltransferase domain-containing protein, which translates to MDDIQKQCLADRALAAARRFIASRYGGAAFAYVAGSIMRGEGTAFSDIDLVVVFPSLDRAWRESFTEDGFPVEAFVHDPQTLAHYLHADAESGYPIMVNMVATGSIWGADIERARLIQAKAAEMLAAGPKPLDGPSYDTLRYKVTDLADDLRGDRPPEEIAAIAALLYQQLADLILLGRGAWTGRGKWAPRLMRKLDAQLAAEFEAAFRVAAAGDGARFLALADRELALHGGHYFDGFRQEASLEARRLE; encoded by the coding sequence GTGGACGATATCCAGAAACAGTGTCTTGCGGATCGGGCGCTTGCCGCCGCTCGCCGCTTTATCGCCAGCCGTTATGGCGGGGCCGCTTTCGCTTATGTCGCCGGCTCCATCATGCGCGGCGAGGGGACGGCCTTTTCGGATATCGATCTCGTCGTCGTCTTCCCGTCGCTCGACAGAGCCTGGCGGGAATCCTTCACCGAAGACGGTTTTCCGGTCGAGGCCTTCGTCCACGATCCGCAGACGCTGGCGCATTATCTCCATGCAGACGCAGAGAGCGGCTATCCCATCATGGTCAACATGGTCGCGACGGGCAGCATATGGGGGGCGGATATCGAGCGCGCGCGCCTCATCCAGGCAAAAGCGGCCGAAATGCTAGCGGCGGGGCCGAAACCTCTCGACGGCCCGAGCTATGACACGCTGCGCTACAAGGTCACCGATCTCGCCGACGACCTGCGCGGCGACCGCCCGCCCGAAGAGATAGCGGCCATCGCCGCACTTCTCTACCAGCAGCTCGCCGACCTGATCCTGCTCGGCCGCGGCGCATGGACCGGCCGCGGCAAGTGGGCGCCGCGCCTGATGCGCAAGCTCGACGCGCAGCTGGCAGCCGAATTCGAAGCGGCGTTCAGGGTGGCGGCAGCGGGCGACGGTGCGCGGTTCCTGGCTCTGGCCGATCGGGAACTTGCCCTGCACGGCGGGCACTATTTCGACGGGTTCAGGCAGGAGGCTTCGTTGGAGGCGCGGCGGCTGGAATAG
- a CDS encoding LysR substrate-binding domain-containing protein, translated as MSSLPPLRALQVFETVGHCGSISRAAQHLGISVGAVSQHMKILESHLDATLTVKEGQRVRLSAIGERFHARCRTAFEELRAATAELERTKKSATLYVSSLPSILAKWLAPMLYDWNRNHGRAELYLDGTLEDTSEAEGADFRIGYGQGGGNFENRAELFRDCIVPACAPGYIEGSSTVPRPERLLAYPLISIDSRPKFDSPPSWPDWFDDCGGGVPETVPVSLRCSSSSVAVQAAIDGQGIVLAQYAMIAADLKAGKLVIPFHHAMLLPSSYFISWHPNALYKSQCQDFHRWIIARGREQQRAVQDVIARNKHCLQDPEAGLVCDVE; from the coding sequence ATGAGTTCGTTGCCGCCCTTACGCGCACTGCAGGTATTCGAGACGGTTGGACATTGCGGGAGTATTTCCCGTGCTGCGCAGCATCTGGGCATATCCGTCGGTGCCGTCAGCCAGCACATGAAGATCCTCGAGAGCCATCTGGATGCCACCCTGACGGTGAAAGAGGGGCAGAGGGTCCGATTGAGTGCGATAGGCGAGCGATTTCATGCGCGTTGCCGGACGGCTTTCGAGGAGCTTCGGGCTGCCACGGCGGAACTCGAGAGAACGAAGAAATCCGCAACCCTCTATGTCAGCTCGCTGCCGTCGATCCTCGCCAAGTGGCTGGCGCCGATGCTTTATGATTGGAACAGGAACCACGGCCGGGCGGAGCTTTATCTCGACGGAACTCTCGAAGATACGTCCGAAGCGGAGGGAGCGGACTTCCGCATCGGTTATGGCCAGGGAGGGGGCAATTTCGAGAACCGGGCAGAGTTGTTCCGTGATTGTATCGTCCCTGCCTGCGCACCCGGTTATATTGAAGGCTCGTCGACGGTCCCGCGGCCGGAACGGCTATTGGCCTATCCTTTGATCTCTATCGATTCCAGACCGAAGTTCGACTCGCCGCCTTCGTGGCCGGACTGGTTCGACGATTGCGGCGGCGGAGTTCCGGAAACGGTACCGGTATCGCTTCGCTGTTCTTCCTCCAGCGTGGCCGTCCAGGCTGCCATCGACGGACAGGGTATCGTGCTTGCGCAATATGCGATGATTGCTGCGGACTTGAAGGCGGGCAAGCTGGTTATCCCTTTTCATCACGCAATGTTGCTTCCCTCGTCCTATTTCATCAGCTGGCATCCCAATGCTTTGTACAAATCACAATGTCAGGATTTCCATCGGTGGATCATTGCGCGCGGTCGTGAACAGCAGCGCGCGGTTCAGGACGTCATCGCCCGAAACAAGCACTGCCTTCAGGATCCCGAGGCCGGGCTTGTTTGCGATGTCGAATAG
- the hutH gene encoding histidine ammonia-lyase gives MSILSNRHPRTIREVVLGDKDPAIEEFIAVARYSAKVSFSSAYEERVRKSRRLVERFLSENRLVYGVTTGFGDNVRHVIPPEDAGRLQVNIVRSHAVSVGEPLNREQVRAIQLMILVSLGKGYSGVRLELLELIAGLLNNEVVPFAPGEGSVGYLAVEGHLALVLLGEGQARVNGGELVDGATALKQVGLKPIDLQCKEGLAMLNGTTSVTAISILALYNALQSVEVADLAAAMSLEALRGTIRAYDARYHAVKAHKGQAESAGRIRAILHDSRLAADNIDYRLQDAYSLRAVPQVHGASRTFIDYARHSIENEIGSSGDNPVIYPLGDDDGIAISGANFDGSYIGLSADTLCNALTNLAKISERRTDRMVNSHFSELPAFLVRNPGLNSGYMIVQYTAAGLLGEMKALSFPSTVDSVSTCGNQEDPVSFAYNAAVKAYKVSQKLESVLAIELLVACQALDFLEVTKASSVTKAVYDLVRSRVPVAAEDRAFYPDIVSVTEQLGNGEVLAILASRLKASDKTVR, from the coding sequence ATGTCCATCCTTTCCAATCGTCATCCTCGAACAATTCGCGAAGTCGTCCTCGGCGACAAGGATCCGGCGATCGAGGAGTTCATAGCCGTGGCTCGCTACTCCGCCAAAGTGAGCTTTTCCAGTGCGTACGAGGAGCGCGTTCGCAAGTCGCGACGTCTGGTCGAGCGCTTTCTGTCGGAGAATCGACTTGTCTATGGCGTCACGACGGGCTTTGGCGACAACGTTCGTCATGTGATCCCGCCCGAGGACGCAGGCCGGCTGCAGGTCAATATCGTCCGCTCGCATGCCGTCTCCGTCGGCGAGCCGCTCAATCGCGAGCAGGTGCGCGCCATTCAGCTCATGATTCTCGTCAGCCTGGGAAAGGGCTATTCCGGCGTCCGTCTGGAGCTTCTGGAACTGATCGCCGGCCTTCTCAACAACGAGGTCGTGCCATTCGCCCCGGGCGAAGGATCGGTCGGATACCTCGCCGTGGAAGGCCATCTCGCTCTTGTCCTGCTTGGCGAAGGCCAGGCGAGAGTCAATGGCGGCGAGTTGGTCGATGGCGCCACGGCGCTCAAGCAAGTCGGTCTGAAGCCGATCGACCTGCAATGCAAGGAGGGCCTCGCCATGCTGAACGGCACGACATCCGTCACGGCCATCTCCATTCTCGCGCTGTACAATGCCCTGCAGTCGGTGGAGGTAGCCGATCTTGCAGCGGCAATGTCGCTCGAAGCATTGAGGGGCACGATCCGCGCCTACGATGCGCGCTATCACGCGGTGAAGGCGCATAAGGGACAGGCCGAAAGCGCCGGGCGCATCCGGGCCATCCTGCATGATAGTCGCCTCGCTGCCGACAACATCGACTATCGCCTGCAGGACGCCTACAGCCTGCGCGCCGTCCCGCAAGTCCATGGCGCCTCGCGCACATTCATCGACTACGCCCGCCACAGCATCGAGAATGAAATCGGCTCTTCCGGCGACAACCCGGTGATCTATCCACTTGGCGACGACGACGGCATTGCAATCTCGGGTGCCAATTTCGACGGCTCCTATATCGGCCTCTCGGCCGACACCCTGTGCAACGCGCTGACCAACCTCGCCAAGATTTCCGAACGCCGTACCGACCGCATGGTGAATTCGCATTTCAGCGAACTTCCGGCGTTCCTCGTGCGCAATCCCGGCCTCAACAGCGGCTACATGATCGTCCAGTACACCGCCGCCGGCCTCCTTGGCGAGATGAAGGCGCTCTCCTTCCCCTCGACCGTGGACAGCGTTTCGACCTGCGGAAATCAGGAGGATCCCGTCAGTTTCGCCTATAACGCCGCCGTCAAGGCTTACAAGGTGTCGCAAAAGCTCGAGTCGGTCCTGGCGATCGAACTGCTCGTGGCATGCCAGGCGCTCGATTTCCTCGAGGTCACGAAGGCGTCGTCCGTCACCAAGGCCGTTTATGATCTGGTGCGCAGCCGCGTTCCCGTCGCAGCTGAGGATCGAGCCTTCTATCCCGATATCGTCAGCGTAACGGAACAGCTTGGCAACGGTGAAGTCCTCGCAATCCTCGCCAGCCGGCTGAAAGCATCTGACAAAACCGTTCGTTGA
- a CDS encoding fumarylacetoacetate hydrolase family protein: MPHPATVIPRPAPVLLPVEGSDERFPVRRVYCVGRNYADHAIEMGHDPSREPPFFFQKNADNLLPAGNAFPYPPLSSDVHYEVECVLALKSGGANIEAADALGCIYGYAVGIDFTRRDLQGEAKKLGRPWELAKAFEHSAPVSAIVPASRLGHPADGRIWLEQNGRRVQDGDLNQMIWKVPEIIAELSKLFVLAPGDVIMTGTPAGVGAVARGDRITCGIDGVATLSVDVI, translated from the coding sequence ATGCCCCATCCCGCCACCGTCATCCCGCGTCCCGCACCGGTTCTGCTGCCGGTCGAAGGCAGCGACGAGCGCTTCCCGGTGCGCCGCGTCTATTGCGTCGGGCGCAATTATGCCGACCATGCGATCGAGATGGGCCATGATCCAAGCCGCGAGCCGCCCTTCTTCTTCCAGAAGAATGCCGACAACCTGCTGCCGGCGGGCAATGCCTTTCCCTATCCGCCGCTGTCATCAGACGTGCATTACGAGGTCGAATGCGTGCTGGCGCTGAAATCGGGCGGCGCGAACATCGAGGCCGCCGATGCGCTCGGCTGCATCTACGGCTATGCGGTCGGCATCGATTTCACCCGCCGCGACCTGCAGGGCGAGGCCAAGAAGCTCGGCCGCCCCTGGGAACTTGCCAAAGCCTTCGAACATTCCGCCCCCGTCTCGGCGATCGTCCCGGCAAGCCGCCTCGGCCATCCCGCTGACGGCAGGATCTGGCTGGAGCAGAACGGCAGGCGCGTCCAGGATGGCGACCTCAACCAGATGATCTGGAAGGTGCCGGAGATCATTGCCGAACTCTCCAAGCTCTTCGTGCTGGCGCCCGGCGACGTCATCATGACCGGCACACCGGCCGGCGTCGGCGCGGTGGCGCGGGGCGACCGCATCACCTGCGGCATCGACGGCGTCGCCACGCTCTCGGTCGACGTCATCTGA
- a CDS encoding gamma carbonic anhydrase family protein, with the protein MPVYALGGSTPKLPAPGLHWIAPDAHVIGDIELGENVGIWFGSVLRGDNERITIGAGTNIQEGVMAHTDMGFPLTTGKGCTIGHHAILHGCTLGDNVLIGMGATILNGARIGNNCLVGANALVTEGKEFPDNSLIVGAPARVVRVLDEKAIDGIRRSAENYVANWQRFARDLRAIG; encoded by the coding sequence ATGCCTGTCTACGCGCTTGGCGGATCGACGCCGAAACTGCCCGCCCCCGGCCTCCACTGGATCGCGCCCGATGCCCATGTGATCGGCGATATCGAGCTTGGCGAAAATGTCGGCATCTGGTTCGGTTCGGTGCTGCGCGGCGACAATGAGAGGATCACCATCGGCGCCGGCACCAACATCCAGGAAGGCGTCATGGCCCATACCGACATGGGCTTTCCGCTGACCACGGGCAAAGGCTGCACTATCGGCCACCATGCCATCCTCCATGGCTGCACGCTCGGCGACAACGTGCTGATCGGCATGGGCGCCACCATCCTGAACGGCGCCAGGATCGGCAACAACTGCCTCGTCGGCGCCAATGCGCTGGTAACGGAGGGCAAGGAATTCCCCGACAATTCCCTCATCGTCGGCGCGCCGGCGCGTGTGGTGCGGGTGCTGGATGAGAAGGCTATCGACGGCATCCGCCGTTCGGCGGAAAATTATGTGGCGAACTGGCAGCGATTTGCGCGGGATCTCCGGGCGATTGGGTGA
- a CDS encoding isoprenylcysteine carboxylmethyltransferase family protein translates to MTEQQGRSGRTATPSLGSFAMTVIVMFAALFWPAGTLDWPRGWIFLGLFLALTAIAIVWIRKTNPELFAARSKYQKGTKPWDAVVATLTIILFAAILPVGAFDDGRFHWAPQPGWVVLIGYVILIAGYLGLTWAQAVNRHFEPTVRIQTDRDHKVIDTGPYAVIRHPGYAFALLLGFGMALSLGSLYALIPAGLLVVVLFGRTLGEEAELRKGLAGYKQYMERVRWRWIPGIW, encoded by the coding sequence ATGACTGAGCAGCAAGGCCGGTCCGGCCGAACGGCGACGCCATCGCTCGGATCGTTCGCCATGACAGTGATCGTCATGTTTGCCGCGCTGTTCTGGCCGGCCGGCACACTCGACTGGCCGCGCGGGTGGATCTTCCTCGGCCTCTTCCTGGCGCTGACGGCGATCGCGATCGTCTGGATACGGAAGACGAATCCGGAGCTGTTTGCGGCGCGCAGCAAATATCAGAAGGGCACAAAGCCCTGGGACGCGGTGGTGGCGACGCTGACGATCATCCTCTTTGCCGCCATTCTGCCGGTCGGCGCCTTCGACGACGGGCGCTTCCATTGGGCGCCGCAGCCCGGCTGGGTCGTCCTCATCGGCTATGTCATACTGATTGCGGGCTATCTCGGTCTCACCTGGGCGCAAGCGGTCAACCGCCACTTCGAGCCGACAGTGCGCATCCAGACCGACCGCGACCACAAGGTGATCGACACCGGCCCCTACGCCGTCATCCGCCATCCCGGATATGCGTTCGCCCTCTTGCTCGGCTTCGGCATGGCGCTGTCGCTCGGCTCGCTCTACGCGCTGATCCCCGCGGGGCTGCTGGTCGTCGTGCTTTTCGGCCGGACGCTGGGGGAGGAGGCGGAGCTGCGCAAGGGGCTCGCGGGGTACAAGCAGTATATGGAACGGGTGCGCTGGCGCTGGATTCCGGGGATTTGGTGA
- a CDS encoding ester cyclase, translated as MTKTELAEIYRGYIACLNRQDWPGLGQCVGGDAVHNGRRLGLSGYIAMLERDFDEIPDLHFNVLKLLCDPPYIACRLGFNCAPKGQFLGLDVNGMRLSFTENVIYEFRGGKIVEVWSVIDKAAIEAQLRGEG; from the coding sequence GTGACGAAAACCGAACTCGCAGAGATTTACCGCGGCTATATTGCTTGCCTGAACAGGCAGGACTGGCCCGGTCTCGGGCAATGCGTCGGCGGTGATGCGGTTCATAACGGCCGGCGGCTCGGGCTGTCGGGTTATATCGCGATGCTGGAGCGGGACTTCGACGAGATCCCCGATCTTCATTTCAACGTGCTGAAGCTCCTTTGCGATCCGCCTTACATCGCCTGCCGACTCGGCTTCAACTGTGCGCCGAAGGGGCAATTCCTCGGCCTCGATGTAAACGGCATGCGGCTTTCCTTCACCGAGAACGTGATCTACGAATTTCGCGGCGGCAAGATCGTCGAGGTGTGGTCGGTGATCGACAAGGCGGCGATCGAAGCTCAGCTTCGCGGCGAGGGCTAA
- a CDS encoding transglutaminase-like cysteine peptidase has product MRRLSSVAALLCFLVPFQAVAGSSLPVTRSIGAPVGFAAACAKYKWLCGRMAGQQLNDAAGIALLQKVNRAVNGRIIPAEDSPSSHGDIWSLPVAGRGDCEDYALQKMKDLIEGGFPSNRLALSVVIGPHDQNHVVLIARTDGGDYVLDNLTNSVRLWGMTGYTFLATQDFQSRTGWRVTLAGPRAGEFS; this is encoded by the coding sequence TTGAGGCGTCTCTCTTCTGTTGCTGCGCTTTTATGCTTTCTTGTGCCTTTTCAGGCTGTTGCCGGATCGTCGCTGCCCGTGACGAGAAGCATCGGCGCGCCCGTGGGATTCGCGGCGGCCTGTGCCAAGTACAAGTGGCTGTGCGGCAGGATGGCGGGGCAACAGCTGAACGACGCTGCAGGCATAGCGCTTCTTCAAAAGGTCAACCGTGCCGTCAATGGACGCATTATTCCCGCAGAAGATAGCCCGTCTTCCCACGGGGATATCTGGTCGCTGCCGGTTGCCGGCCGCGGCGATTGCGAGGACTACGCCCTCCAGAAGATGAAGGACCTGATCGAGGGTGGTTTTCCATCGAACAGGCTGGCGCTTTCCGTCGTGATCGGACCGCACGATCAGAACCACGTTGTTCTGATCGCCCGCACGGATGGCGGCGATTACGTGCTCGACAATCTGACCAATTCCGTCCGGCTCTGGGGTATGACGGGTTATACGTTTCTGGCCACTCAAGATTTCCAATCGCGAACGGGCTGGCGCGTGACGCTTGCCGGGCCCCGCGCGGGCGAGTTCTCCTGA